In the Oncorhynchus keta strain PuntledgeMale-10-30-2019 chromosome 14, Oket_V2, whole genome shotgun sequence genome, one interval contains:
- the LOC118393393 gene encoding low molecular weight neuronal intermediate filament-like, whose amino-acid sequence MSYSGDVYSSSSYRKIFGDAPRSSGRMSVGSSPSRLSGGYRSSGSHRNYGSPSMVTSSGYRKAGAGRNFHSSMPDSMDLTQSTAVTNEMKIIRTNEKEQLQGLNDRFVSFIEKVHNLEQQNKVLEAEVTLLRQRHTEPSRLHDLYEQEIRELRARVEELTHEKSQMHLDCVQMNEMLDRMKEKLDEETRLREEAEGTLKSYRKDVDDATMSRLELEKKVESLLDEIAFLRKVHEEEQQELQASLQATQVSVEMDMRDDKPDLAVALKDIRAQYEVLSAKNQNQAEEWYRSKFASVNEAASRNQDQAKHSREELNEYRRQVQARSLEIEALRGHNEALERQMAELEDRHSNEMGEMQETIQELESALRSTKGEMSRHLREYQDLLNVKMALDIEIAAYRKLLEGEECRLSTVGGNILQSGYSGFSYSSSRSYALGSSAPYRMRGARPEEPEKEEDEEEKEEEENEEEGEEGGDGEENGDENAVENGEGDEEEDEEEEDDIQKKKEEKGGAPSKSTKS is encoded by the exons ATGAGTTACTCCGGCGACGTCTACTCCAGCAGTTCCTATCGGAAGATCTTCGGGGATGCGCCCCGGAGCTCCGGCCGCATGTCGGTGGGCAGCAGCccctctcgcctgtccggcggATACCGCTCCAGCGGCTCACACCGCAACTATGGCTCCCCATCCATGGTCACATCCTCCGGCTACCGCAAGGCGGGTGCCGGGCGCAACTTCCACTCCTCCATGCCCGACTCCATGGACTTGACCCAGTCCACGGCCGTCACCAACGAGATGAAAATCATCCGCACCAACGAGAAGGAGCAGCTCCAGGGCTTGAACGACCGCTTCGTATCCTTCATTGAGAAGGTCCACAACCTGGAGCAACAGAACAAGGTTCTGGAAGCCGAGGTGACTCTACTGCGCCAGCGCCACACAGAGCCCTCCCGTCTGCACGACTTGTACGAGCAGGAGATCCGGGAGTTGAGGGCGCGGGTCGAGGAGCTGACGCACGAAAAGAGCCAGATGCACCTAGACTGCGTGCAGATGAACGAGATGCTGGACCGCATGAAGGAGAAGCTGGACGAGGAGACGAGGCTCCGCGAGGAGGCGGAGGGCACCTTGAAGAGCTACCGTAAGGACGTGGATGACGCCACGATGTCCCGACTCGAGCTGGAGAAGAAAGTCGAGTCACTGCTGGATGAGATCGCCTTCCTCAGGAAAGTGCACGAAGAGGAGCAGCAAGAGCTGCAGGCTTCCCTGCAAGCCACACAG GTTTCAGTGGAGATGGACATGAGGGATGATAAACCCGACCTGGCTGTGGCCCTGAAGGACATCCGTGCCCAGTATGAGGTCCTGTCAGCCAAGAATCAGAACCAGGCTGAGGAGTGGTACCGCTCTAAGTTTGCCAGTGTGAACGAGGCGGCCTCCCGCAACCAGGACCAAGCGAAGCATAGCAGGGAGGAGCTAAATGAGTATCGCAGGCAGGTGCAGGCCCGCAGCCTGGAGATTGAGGCTCTCAGGGGCCACAACGAGGCCCTGGAGAGGCAGATGGCTGAGCTGGAGGACCGCCATAGCAACGAGATGGGAGAGATGCAG GAGACCATCCAGGAGCTTGAGTCTGCCCTCCGCAGCACCAAGGGGGAGATGTCCCGTCACTTGCGTGAGTACCAGGACCTGTTGAATGTCAAGATGGCCCTGGACATTGAGATCGCTGCTTACAG GAAGCTGCTGGAAGGTGAAGAGTGCCGTCTGAGTACAGTTGGCGGAAATATCTTGCAGTCAGGTTACTCTGGCTTCTCCTATTCGTCCAGCCGCTCCTACGCCCTGGGCTCCTCCGCCCCTTACAGGATGAGGGGAGCCAGGCCTGAGGAAccagagaaggaggaggatgaggaagagaaggaggaagaggagaacgaggaggaaggagaggagggaggggatggagaggagaatggagatgAGAATGCGGtggagaatggagagggagatgaggaggaagacgaggaagaggaggatgacattcagaagaagaaggaagagaaggggggtgCTCCCAGCAAGAGCACCAAGAGCTAA